A part of Melospiza georgiana isolate bMelGeo1 chromosome 16, bMelGeo1.pri, whole genome shotgun sequence genomic DNA contains:
- the AQP8 gene encoding aquaporin-8, whose translation MDAQTKPCAPRLPRFERHVRPCLAELLGTALFIFTGCLAALEEPGGTGRLQPALAHGLALAATVAVLGDISGGHFNPAVSLAVWLLGGLHVTLLVPYWLCQLCGGVIGAGLAKAVAPSERFSNASGGAPGSATAREQLPAVLGAEIVLSSFLLLVVCMGAVNGSTRTPLAPLCIGLTVTAAALAGGGVSGACMNPARAFGPALVANCWNYHWVYWVGPMLAALLVGGLRVLGPAGSTLGCACSAPGSLLHRGQSRSGCRANPRLPSGAVPAPQLPVPVPAAPRGAPGRAGPGGAGGLRGDSGGGGDDARSQLCA comes from the exons atggaTGCCCAGACCAAGCCCTGTGCCCCACGGCTGCCCCGCTTCGAGCGCCACGTGCGGCcgtgcctggcagagctgctgggcactgccctctTCATCTTCACGGGCTGCCTGGCAGCGCTGGAGGAGCCGGGGGGCACgggcaggctgcagcccgcCCTGGCACACGGGCTGGCCCTGGCTGCCACCGTGGCCGTGCTGGGGGACATCAG CGGAGGCCACTTCAACCCCGCCGTGTCCCTGGCCGTGTGGCTGCTGGGGGGGCTGCACGTCACCCTGCTCGTCCCCtactggctgtgccagctctgcgGAGGGGTCATCGGGGCTGGCCTGGCAAAG GCGGTGGCACCGAGCGAGCGCTTCAGCAACGCCAGCGGCGGAGCCCCGGGCAGTGCCACGGCCCGAGAGCAGCTCCCGGCCGTGCTGGGGGCCGAGATCGtgctcagctccttcctgctgctcgTGGTGTGCATGGGAGCCGTGAACGGCAGCACCCGCACCCCGCTGGCCCCGCTGTGCATCGGCCTCACCGTCACCGCCGCGGCCCTGGCAGG GGGCGGCGTGTCCGGAGCCTGCATGAACCCAGCCCGGGCCTTCGGGCCGGCTCTGGTGGCGAACTGCTGGAACTACCACTGGGTCTACTGGGTGGGGCCCATGCTGGCCGCGCTGCTGGTCGGGGGGCTG AGGGTGCTCGGGCCCGCAGGAAGCACGCTTGGCTGCGCCTGCTCTGCGCCGGGCAGCCTGCTGCACCGCGG GCAGAGCCGCAGCGGCTGCAGAGCGAACCCCCGGCTCCCCTCTGGAgccgtgccagccccgcagctcccggtgccggtgcccgcGGCTCCCAGGGGTGctccgggccgggcggggccgggcggggccggggggctgCGTGGGGACAGCGGAGGTGGCGGTGATGACGCGCGGAGCCAGCTCTGCGCGTGA